In one Halictus rubicundus isolate RS-2024b chromosome 14, iyHalRubi1_principal, whole genome shotgun sequence genomic region, the following are encoded:
- the LOC143360790 gene encoding uncharacterized protein LOC143360790 produces MKFLAIFAALVSTCSAAPSGVWAPALAGVAVAGPQVGPAVVAGPATGVVKVAGPVAGPAVVTGAVAAPSAVVGSVAGPTVVSQPGLGAVVVGGGLVAPGVVAAVPAATVVAGPVASAVVAGPATSAVVAGPVTKTTVIGASSSAVIAGGHAW; encoded by the exons ATGAAGTTCTTG GCTATTTTCGCAGCGCTCGTATCGACCTGCTCTGCAGCTCCTAGCGGAGTTTGGGCTCCAGCCTTGGCAGGCGTAGCTGTTGCTGGACCCCAGGTAGGCCCTGCGGTTGTTGCCGGTCCTGCAACTGGAGTTGTAAAGGTGGCAGGTCCTGTTGCCGGTCCGGCTGTAGTCACTGGGGCTGTCGCTGCACCATCAGCTGTTGTTGGCTCTGTCGCTGGTCCTACTGTTGTTTCTCAGCCCGGTCTTGGTGCTGTTGTCGTTG GTGGAGGACTCGTCGCACCTGGAGTAGTTGCAGCTGTACCCGCGGCGACGGTCGTCGCTGGTCCAGTTGCATCCGCGGTTGTTGCAGGTCCAGCAACGTCTGCAGTTGTTGCTGGTCCAGTTACCAAAACCACCGTAATTGGCGCGTCTTCGTCGGCGGTAATTGCCGGAGGACATGCCTGGTAA
- the LOC143360799 gene encoding uncharacterized protein LOC143360799: MCNLVAVFLLAALSTVSAAPSLLAPGAALAGPHLGPAALSGPVVGPSALAGPAVGPARISGAVDGGAVVTGAVAGPSLVSGSVAGHAAPWGAPWAAAAPWAAAAPWGAAAPWGAVLAGPASAPAALAGPVAAPALIAGPSGSIAAGPAGVGGIVSGAAHW, from the exons ATGTGCAATCTGGTAGCGGTCTTCCTCCTCGCGGCTCTGTCCACCGTGTCAGCCGCGCCATCTTTACTGGCCCCCGGAGCCGCGCTGGCCGGGCCGCATTTGGGACCTGCTGCGCTCAGCGGGCCCGTTGTCGGACCCTCTGCGCTCGCCGGACCTGCCGTTGGACCTGCTCGCATCTCCGGAGCCGTTGATGGAGGAGCTGTGGTCACTGGAGCCGTTGCCGGACCCTCTCTAGTTTCTGGAAGCGTTGCCGGACACGCGGCTCCCTGGGGAGCACCTTGGGCTGCTGCTGCACCATGGGCCGCTGCTGCACCATGGGGCGCTGCTGCACCATGGG GAGCCGTTTTGGCCGGACCAGCGTCAGCTCCCGCAGCCCTCGCAGGTCCCGTCGCAGCTCCAGCTCTGATTGCCGGGCCATCTGGTAGCATAGCAGCCGGACCAGCCGGTGTTGGGGGTATCGTGAGCGGGGCAGCGCATTGGTAA